The following are from one region of the Acomys russatus chromosome 32, mAcoRus1.1, whole genome shotgun sequence genome:
- the Zic1 gene encoding zinc finger protein ZIC 1: MLLDAGPQYPAIGVTTFGASRHHSAGDVAERDVGLGINPFADGMGAFKLNPSSHELASAGQTAFTSQAPGYAAAAALGHHHHPGHVGSYSSAAFNSTRDFLFRNRGFGDAAAAASAQHSLFAASAGGFGGPHGHTDAAGHLLFSGLHEQAAGHASPNVVNGQMRLGFSGDMYPRPEQYGQVTSPRSEHYAAPQLHGYGPMNVNMAAHHGAGAFFRYMRQPIKQELICKWIEPEQLANPKKSCNKTFSTMHELVTHVTVEHVGGPEQSNHICFWEECPREGKPFKAKYKLVNHIRVHTGEKPFPCPFPGCGKVFARSENLKIHKRTHTGEKPFKCEFEGCDRRFANSSDRKKHMHVHTSDKPYLCKMCDKSYTHPSSLRKHMKVHESSSQGSQPSPAASSGYESSTPPTIVSPTTDNPTTSSMSPSSSAVHHTAGHSALSSNFNEWYV; the protein is encoded by the exons ATGCTCCTGGACGCCGGCCCCCAGTATCCCGCGATCGGTGTGACCACCTTTGGCGCATCCCGGCACCACTCGGCGGGCGACGTGGCCGAGCGAGACGTGGGCCTGGGTATCAACCCGTTCGCCGACGGCATGGGAGCCTTCAAGCTCAACCCCAGTTCGCACGAACTGGCCTCGGCCGGACAAACAGCCTTCACGTCGCAGGCTCCCGGCTACGCCGCTGCTGCGGCCCTGGGCCACCATCACCACCCGGGCCACGTCGGCTCCTACTCGAGCGCAGCATTCAATTCTACTCGGGACTTTCTGTTCCGCAACCGGGGCTTTGGCGACGCGGCGGCGGCAGCTAGCGCCCAGCACAGTCTCTTTGCAGCTTCAGCCGGCGGCTTCGGGGGCCCACACGGCCATACGGACGCCGCGGGCCACCTTCTTTTTTCTGGGCTTCACGAGCAGGCAGCGGGCCACGCTTCTCCCAACGTGGTCAACGGGCAGATGCGGCTAGGTTTCTCCGGGGACATGTACCCGCGGCCGGAGCAATACGGCCAGGTGACCAGCCCGCGATCCGAGCACTATGCCGCGCCACAGCTTCACGGCTACGGGCCCATGAACGTGAACATGGCTGCACATCACGGCGCTGGCGCCTTCTTCCGCTATATGCGCCAACCCATCAAGCAAGAGCTTATCTGTAAATGGATCGAGCCGGAGCAGCTGGCCAACCCCAAAAAGTCGTGCAACAAAACTTTCAGCACCATGCACGAGCTGGTCACACACGTCACGGTGGAGCACGTCGGCGGCCCAGAGCAGAGCAACCACATCTGCTTCTGGGAGGAGTGTCCACGGGAGGGCAAGCCCTTCAAAGCTAAATACAAACTGGTCAACCACATCCGCGTGCACACGGGCGAAAAGCCTTTTCCCTGCCCGTTCCCTGGCTGCGGCAAGGTTTTCGCGCGTTCAGAAAACCTCAAGATACACAAAAGGACGCACACAG GGGAGAAGCCCTTCAAGTGCGAGTTCGAGGGCTGCGACCGGCGCTTCGCCAACAGCAGCGACCGCAAGaagcacatgcacgtgcacactaGCGACAAGCCCTACCTTTGCAAGATGTGCGATAAGTCCTACACGCACCCCAGCTCTCTGCGCAAACACATGAAG GTCCATGAGTCCTCTTCTCAGGGCTCACAGCCTTCGCCTGCCGCCAGCTCGGGGTACGAGTCGTCCACGCCACCCACCATCGTGTCTCCCACCACAGACAACCCGACCACCAGCTCCATGTCGCCCTCTTCCTCCGCGGTCCACCACACAGCCGGCCACAGCGCTCTCTCTTCTAATTTTAACGAATGGTACGTTTAA
- the Zic4 gene encoding zinc finger protein ZIC 4 isoform X2 produces MKYKTSLVMRKRLRLYRNTLKESSSSCGHHGPQLASTSNPSVFPGIHEQPPRASHSRPLNGLMRLGLPGEMYARSEPFAPGPTARSDTLATATALHGYGGMNLTMNLTAPHGPGAFFRYMRQPIKQELICKWLGDDGPLSPRPCSKTFTTMHELVTHVTVEHVGGPEQANHICFWEECPRQGKPFKAKYKLVNHIRVHTGEKPFPCPFPGCGKVFARSENLKIHKRTHTGEKPFRCEFEGCERRFANSSDRKKHSHVHTSDKPYMCKVRGCDKCYTHPSSLRKHMKVHGRSPPPPSSAYDSAIPSALTSPSLESGREPPVACSAAVVVRGTDVREWYVCSGAGPVVADSAAPPPQPDDTFGPSRSHRRLLNQG; encoded by the exons atgaaatacaAGACTTCCTTGGTGATGAGGAAACGATTACGGCTTTACAGAAACACCCTGAAAGAATCAA GTAGCAGCTGTGGACACCATGGGCCCCAGCTCGCCTCTACTTCGAACCCCTCGGTGTTTCCGGGCATTCACGAGCAGCCTCCCCGGGCCTCCCACAGCCGTCCTTTGAACGGACTCATGCGTCTGGGACTCCCTGGAGAGATGTATGCGAGGTCGGAACCCTTTGCACCAGGGCCTACGGCCCGCAGCGACACTCTGGCAACAGCCACAGCCCTGCATGGCTATGGAGGCATGAACCTGACCATGAACCTCACCGCACCCCATGGCCCTGGAGCCTTTTTCCGCTATATGCGCCAGCCTATCAAACAGGAGCTCATCTGCAAGTGGCTGGGGGATGACGGCCCGCTATCCCCGCGCCCCTGCTCCAAAACTTTCACCACCATGCACGAGCTGGTCACGCATGTCACCGTGGAGCACGTCGGTGGCCCAGAGCAGGCTAACCATATTTGCTTCTGGGAGGAGTGTCCGCGGCAGGGCAAGCCCTTCAAAGCCAAATACAAACTTGTAAATCATATCCGCGTGCACACGGGCGAGAAGCCCTTCCCTTGTCCTTTCCCAGGGTGTGGGAAAGTCTTTGCTAGATCAGAAAATCTCAAAATACACAAACGAACACATACAG GCGAGAAGCCCTTcagatgtgagttcgagggctGTGAGAGGCGTTTCGCCAACAGCAGTGACCGCAAGAAGCATTCGCACGTGCACACGAGCGATAAGCCTTATATGTGCAAGGTGCGCGGGTGTGACAAGTGCTACACGCACCCCAGCTCTCTGCGAAAGCACATGAAAGTTCATGGTCGCTCGCCGCCGCCACCCAGCTCTGCCTACGACTCGGCTATACCGTCTGCTCTCACGTCGCCCTCCTTAGAAAGCGGCCGTGAGCCCCCGGTAGCCTGCTCAGCGGCGGTGGTTGTGCGTGGCACAGACGTGAGAGAATGGTACGTGTGTTCCGGCGCTGGGCCAGTGGTGGCTGACTCTGCagcgcccccaccccagccagacGACACCTTTGGGCCCAGTCGCAGCCACCGCCGCCTTCTGAATCAGGGCTGA
- the Zic4 gene encoding zinc finger protein ZIC 4 isoform X3 has product MRLGRACPGEPGKVRSPPHRFSYTLFVSPTGSSCGHHGPQLASTSNPSVFPGIHEQPPRASHSRPLNGLMRLGLPGEMYARSEPFAPGPTARSDTLATATALHGYGGMNLTMNLTAPHGPGAFFRYMRQPIKQELICKWLGDDGPLSPRPCSKTFTTMHELVTHVTVEHVGGPEQANHICFWEECPRQGKPFKAKYKLVNHIRVHTGEKPFPCPFPGCGKVFARSENLKIHKRTHTGEKPFRCEFEGCERRFANSSDRKKHSHVHTSDKPYMCKVRGCDKCYTHPSSLRKHMKVHGRSPPPPSSAYDSAIPSALTSPSLESGREPPVACSAAVVVRGTDVRE; this is encoded by the exons ATGCGGCTGGGCAGGGCTTGTCCTGGTGAGCCGGGGAAAGTGCGAAGCCCACCCCATCGGTTCTCATACACGCTATTTGTCTCGCCAACAGGTAGCAGCTGTGGACACCATGGGCCCCAGCTCGCCTCTACTTCGAACCCCTCGGTGTTTCCGGGCATTCACGAGCAGCCTCCCCGGGCCTCCCACAGCCGTCCTTTGAACGGACTCATGCGTCTGGGACTCCCTGGAGAGATGTATGCGAGGTCGGAACCCTTTGCACCAGGGCCTACGGCCCGCAGCGACACTCTGGCAACAGCCACAGCCCTGCATGGCTATGGAGGCATGAACCTGACCATGAACCTCACCGCACCCCATGGCCCTGGAGCCTTTTTCCGCTATATGCGCCAGCCTATCAAACAGGAGCTCATCTGCAAGTGGCTGGGGGATGACGGCCCGCTATCCCCGCGCCCCTGCTCCAAAACTTTCACCACCATGCACGAGCTGGTCACGCATGTCACCGTGGAGCACGTCGGTGGCCCAGAGCAGGCTAACCATATTTGCTTCTGGGAGGAGTGTCCGCGGCAGGGCAAGCCCTTCAAAGCCAAATACAAACTTGTAAATCATATCCGCGTGCACACGGGCGAGAAGCCCTTCCCTTGTCCTTTCCCAGGGTGTGGGAAAGTCTTTGCTAGATCAGAAAATCTCAAAATACACAAACGAACACATACAG GCGAGAAGCCCTTcagatgtgagttcgagggctGTGAGAGGCGTTTCGCCAACAGCAGTGACCGCAAGAAGCATTCGCACGTGCACACGAGCGATAAGCCTTATATGTGCAAGGTGCGCGGGTGTGACAAGTGCTACACGCACCCCAGCTCTCTGCGAAAGCACATGAAAGTTCATGGTCGCTCGCCGCCGCCACCCAGCTCTGCCTACGACTCGGCTATACCGTCTGCTCTCACGTCGCCCTCCTTAGAAAGCGGCCGTGAGCCCCCGGTAGCCTGCTCAGCGGCGGTGGTTGTGCGTGGCACAGACGTGAGAGAATG A
- the Zic4 gene encoding zinc finger protein ZIC 4 isoform X1: protein MRLGRACPGEPGKVRSPPHRFSYTLFVSPTGSSCGHHGPQLASTSNPSVFPGIHEQPPRASHSRPLNGLMRLGLPGEMYARSEPFAPGPTARSDTLATATALHGYGGMNLTMNLTAPHGPGAFFRYMRQPIKQELICKWLGDDGPLSPRPCSKTFTTMHELVTHVTVEHVGGPEQANHICFWEECPRQGKPFKAKYKLVNHIRVHTGEKPFPCPFPGCGKVFARSENLKIHKRTHTGEKPFRCEFEGCERRFANSSDRKKHSHVHTSDKPYMCKVRGCDKCYTHPSSLRKHMKVHGRSPPPPSSAYDSAIPSALTSPSLESGREPPVACSAAVVVRGTDVREWYVCSGAGPVVADSAAPPPQPDDTFGPSRSHRRLLNQG, encoded by the exons ATGCGGCTGGGCAGGGCTTGTCCTGGTGAGCCGGGGAAAGTGCGAAGCCCACCCCATCGGTTCTCATACACGCTATTTGTCTCGCCAACAGGTAGCAGCTGTGGACACCATGGGCCCCAGCTCGCCTCTACTTCGAACCCCTCGGTGTTTCCGGGCATTCACGAGCAGCCTCCCCGGGCCTCCCACAGCCGTCCTTTGAACGGACTCATGCGTCTGGGACTCCCTGGAGAGATGTATGCGAGGTCGGAACCCTTTGCACCAGGGCCTACGGCCCGCAGCGACACTCTGGCAACAGCCACAGCCCTGCATGGCTATGGAGGCATGAACCTGACCATGAACCTCACCGCACCCCATGGCCCTGGAGCCTTTTTCCGCTATATGCGCCAGCCTATCAAACAGGAGCTCATCTGCAAGTGGCTGGGGGATGACGGCCCGCTATCCCCGCGCCCCTGCTCCAAAACTTTCACCACCATGCACGAGCTGGTCACGCATGTCACCGTGGAGCACGTCGGTGGCCCAGAGCAGGCTAACCATATTTGCTTCTGGGAGGAGTGTCCGCGGCAGGGCAAGCCCTTCAAAGCCAAATACAAACTTGTAAATCATATCCGCGTGCACACGGGCGAGAAGCCCTTCCCTTGTCCTTTCCCAGGGTGTGGGAAAGTCTTTGCTAGATCAGAAAATCTCAAAATACACAAACGAACACATACAG GCGAGAAGCCCTTcagatgtgagttcgagggctGTGAGAGGCGTTTCGCCAACAGCAGTGACCGCAAGAAGCATTCGCACGTGCACACGAGCGATAAGCCTTATATGTGCAAGGTGCGCGGGTGTGACAAGTGCTACACGCACCCCAGCTCTCTGCGAAAGCACATGAAAGTTCATGGTCGCTCGCCGCCGCCACCCAGCTCTGCCTACGACTCGGCTATACCGTCTGCTCTCACGTCGCCCTCCTTAGAAAGCGGCCGTGAGCCCCCGGTAGCCTGCTCAGCGGCGGTGGTTGTGCGTGGCACAGACGTGAGAGAATGGTACGTGTGTTCCGGCGCTGGGCCAGTGGTGGCTGACTCTGCagcgcccccaccccagccagacGACACCTTTGGGCCCAGTCGCAGCCACCGCCGCCTTCTGAATCAGGGCTGA